In the genome of Mustelus asterias chromosome 9, sMusAst1.hap1.1, whole genome shotgun sequence, the window TATTTGTTAGAATCATCCAAGCTTGCAATAAGTTATATTGGGTCTAGGTCTCATTGACAGAATCACTGAACGTGACGTAATACTCCAGCTGATgctgaactagtgtcttatacaagttcagcataaacCCCCTTgctcctatgttctatgtgcctatcaaataaagcccaggatactgtataCTTTGTTAACCATGCTCTCAAcccaccctgccaccttcaatgatggaAACATATATGTACCCAAGTCCTACTGCTTCTATATCCCCTTGAgagttgtatcctttattttatattgcttctccatgttcttcctaccaaaatgaataaattcacatttctctgcattaaacttcatctgccacctgtctgcccattcTACCAACTTGTCAGTGTTGTTGTGAaggtcctcacagttcacaatgcttccaaattttgtattgattgcaaactttgaaattgtgctctgtacaccaaggtctaggtcattaacatgtatcagaaaaagcaaggctCCCAACTCTGACCCCTGGGAACTCCACTATAAACTTTCCTCtagcctgaaaaacatccattaccCACTACCCTCTATTTTCTGTCATTCAGACAATTTCATATCCGTGtcactactgtcccttttattccaagacttataactttgctcacaagtttaTTATGTGGCACtaaatcaaacaccttttggaagtccatatgcaccacattaactgcattgccctcatcaaccctctctgcttTATCCTATTCCACTATAACTTTTCCACGCATTTAACAGGGAATGGAATGACCATCAGCCTAAGTAATTAGTTTTGGACTCAGTTTCCTGCCTCCTGATTTTTTATGGCAATTATTGGGTTTTGCTGATCAGTTTTGGTACATAAACAGGCTTTTTCAAAGGCTAGAATATAAATAAAACATTATAAACTTCTTTAATGGTTATGACTTATTTTATTCTTATTCATGAGGCTCCTTACATTTAAGTGGCTACATGCTTTTAAATTCAGTCTCCACCCTTATAACTGGCTTTTAATGGTCTGTTCACACACACTTCCTCTGGGAAGTTCCCAATGCCAGGCCCAGTTTGGGTGCAGAACTTTCCAAAATCGAATAGGCTCAGCCTAGTAACAGAAACTAATAATATACCATCTGACTAATGACAGATTAGGGACCGGGTTCTCCAAccttgcctgtggctgggattctctggtcctgctgctgtgaacagagatttgcctgagcgccaaattcttcattctcactggcagtggctgTAGGGTGTAagagatcagagaattctggcccaggtATCTGTTCAGAAAACCTGCTAAGTCTCTTAACTATCATTCCCATTATTTATCCTTACAATGTTATTTTAATTAGCCTTCAGTGTGATGCATGGCTCAGGGAGTGGGAGATCATTTTATTTGCTTTCCAAAGGATAGGGAGAGTATCATGATTGAAAAATTATTGTGCTTTTCACAATTATTTGAGAAAAAATAATAATATGTACAAGTGTAACAAGCTTTACAAAAGACAATGTTAACAATTATGTAAGGAACAAAACCAACAATGATTGCGTTTAACAAGAAAATGGCAGAAGTGCGTTTTAAAATTAATCTTTGGGATCTCTCCTAGGAAATTCTGGAATATATGTTGATCACACAATTACCTGACTGGGAATGTCAGAGAACAATACTGATGTCGTCTTTTACACAAGCAAATCCAAGTACTGCTGTTCAAAATTGATAACTGTAGAACCATTGGTAACTCGAAAAACCTGAAACCTATGAACTTTGGAGTGAGGTAGATTAAGGTAAAGGACACAATCTGTGGGTTGCCTGCTAGATTTTGGTTGGCAGCCCAAACCATAGCCTGAGGTataaaggttacggggatagggcctgattaAGATGCTCTTTTTGGAgagttggggcagactcgatgggctgaatgggctccttctgcactgtagagattctatgattctagatccaAACTCTGTGTTCACTGTTATTTCGCTTTTTTCAGATCCTGGGCTTTATCTCTTTTCTCTCTGTGCAGGTGTTGTCAACAATTGTAATCATGTGATATTCTCCCAGTCGAGAGCCATAGTCACGGTAACTCTGAATTAAAGAATCAGGATTCTTCCAGTGTCCTAGCCAACAATTCCCTTCATGGGAATTGTCATTCCCATGGTCTGGTCATTCATCACCATGCTGTTTGTGGAGCAAAAAATGGCTACAATGCGTGCATActcaacaattttttaaaatttgtttgtgggacatgggcgttgccggctagttagcatttattgcccatccctagtttgcccgagggcagttcagagtcactcacattgctgtggctctggaatcacatgtaggccagaccaggtaaggacggcagatttccttcccgaaaggacatgaatgaaccagatgggattttccgacagtcaacaatggtttcatcagtagatttgtaattccagatttttttaattgaattcaaattccaccatctgccgtagccggattcgaactcgggtccccagaacattagctgattttctggaataatggtcgagcgataataccactaggctattgcctcccgAAGTGCAATTGCCATTGCACTTCCAATCAATTAATTCATATGAAACAATTGGCAATGCTTCCAAGACATATTAGATGACATTATGCAATTCTTTTCTTCTCTTCCTTTTTTCACACTACCGAAGGAATTTCCAAATTCTATGTCATTTTAGAAGTATTCTTTTGTGCTCTGTTTCACACGGTCTATAGTTCACTGGCACACGCTGCAACTTCTCTGAGGTCATCGACTCTGCAATGATGCTTGGGCAGtgtgtaaaaagtttatttattaatcacaagtaggcttacattaacaccccaatgaagttactatgaaactcccctagtcgccatactccggcgcctgttcgggaacattgagggagaatttagcatggccaattcacctaaccagcacgtctttcagattatgggaggaaaccagagcacctggaggaaatccatgcagacatggggagaacatgcaaactccacacagagagtgacccaggccaggaatcgaacccgggtccctggtgctgtgaggcagcagtgctaaccactgtgccatcatgccactttcctctagcctgaaaaacatccattaccCACTACCCTCTATTTTCTGTCATTCAGACAATTTCATATCCGTGtcactactgtcccttttattccaagacttataactttgctcacaagtttaTTATGTGGCACtaaatcaaacaccttttggaagtccatatgcAGTAGTGAATGATAGCATGGTGTGGTGTGTGAAGTTGGAAAAGAAGGAGTGAGGATACAGTGATCTCCTGATGAGCAGAGTTCACAAGCTACAGGAGGAGTGTTTTGTTTGCAGTTAATGTGATGTAATAAAATGAGAAGAAAGAGGGGCAGAAGTTTATCTTAAACTCGCAGCTGGTACATGTCCTCCCGCTTGCTTGTCTCTGACGTCCTCAACAGTTTTGAAATGCTTCTTCCTCATAGGAGATGAAAGTTGGATGCTTGAAGAGCTGTCACCTATCAGGCTTCTCTCTTTTATATTTTGGACCAGATGTACTTGAAAAAGAATGCAGAGTGGGAACTACTTTCAGTTACTACATCATGCACTAAAAGCTTTTACTGACTTCCAACAGCTCGCAATCAGTCTATTTTGCACTACTGGTGTTGACCAATTTCATCTAGTGAGATTATTTCCCTCACTATCTCATTTAATTTCAAGTAGTTGttgctttgtttaagaaggacagcaaggataatccaggtaatttcaggccggtgagccttacgtcagtggtagggaaattattggagaagattcttcgagacaggatttactcccacttggaaataagtggatgtattagtgagatgcagcatggttttatgaaggggaggtcgtgtctcactaacttgatcaagttttttgaggaagtgatgaagatgattgatgagggggggcagtggatgttgtctacgtggacttcagtaaggcctttgacaaggtccctcatggcagactggtacagaaggtgaagtcgcatgggatcagaggtgagctggcaaggtggatacagaactggctcggtcaaagaaaacaaagggtagcagtggaagggtgtgtgtctgaatggagggctgtgactagtggtgttccttagggatcagtgctggggcctttgctgtttgtaatatatataaatgatttggaggaaaatgtaactggtttgattagtcagtttgtggatgacacaaaggttggtggatttgcagatagtgatgaggactgtcagaggatactgcaggatatagattggttggagacttgggtggagagatggcaggtggagtttaatatggataaatgtggggtaatgcatttttgaaggtctaatacagatgggaaatatacagtaaatggcagagtccTTAaacgtattgataggcagagggatctgggtgtacaggtacacaagtcactgaaaatggcaacgcaggtagagaaggtagtcaagaaggcatacggtatgcttgccttcattagctggggcatcgattttaaaaactggcaagtcatgttgcagctttacagaaccttagttcggccacacttggaatatagtattcaattctggtcgccacactaccagaaggatgtggaggctttggcgagggtacagaaaagatttaccaggatgttgcctgatatggagggcattagctatgaggagaggttggagaaacttagtttattctcactggaacaacaaaggttgaggggcgagaagtgtataaaattatgaggggcatggacacagtggacagtcagaagcttttttcccagagtggaagagtcaattacacgggggcataggtttaaggtacgaggggcaaggtttaaaggagatgtacgagtcaagttttttacacagagggtggtgggtactgtcgtggttccccaggacgacaatttattcacatcaattaaaacagagagtctgagcagcgatcttccaagcaatagactttatttctcagcacaagagataaagtcgggaacgtccggaacactccaaagagcccttgggcttacagtcttttatgtacatttcagcctcatatttcaagatcctcctctcccttttacagcctgtccttggttgttatcttaccctacagcccgacctttctttggccaccattagttttagttgaccctttatctgttttctttgcaattggtcgctccctgttatatctctttgtctcttaaaccatggtggttataactcttgctcttatctgaatttttctgtttgtataataatcgtggttttgtagactaaggccgaatgtgtttagaagaaaaagacattcagaagaaaaagacattctctctgctgatttatggtccactattaagttgaaccaccgagcagtcttccttgttttcttaagtggctattgtttgctttccttaattagtgattgctatattacttctttagttcctctagttcctccgctttaatcatatcgactacacttgattatattaggtcacacgaagttactttaggttacatatccattttcactacttatctaaatctgctttattatttcactaaaacctatgaatctgaattccatactaaactcatacaatatccagtacaatttcccttacaagtcccccctttgaggctattccctagcctcatcccaattaccatgctcaaataatcccctcgctcaatcccatttgtattttattttaatcactttttgcaggcgatgtggaggagccgactattttggtcagggatcagtgtccctattctaactttatcataatttgtctatcctggttctgatttttgggttgctcctccagattgcctgcccctgacagtcatcagccaaaaaccttcccactcttgtctagggaagggaaaaagactgattcctgtgtacagactaagttctcctggtttcgcgcggacttcagcaaggtgctgttgtttccacaagatgatcttccactattgtagttattttacagagtgacgagtttcaacttcgaccaaggtcattgtgaatccactcagcgggggcggctcaagattttcccattcctctgttttttctcttgagcgtgagctgcttagcacccgcgtcaccatctgccgcgctgccattctggtaaggaaggatctcagggcgggtaaaaaacaacaaaatatcaatcccagaatgattattgttgcgattgctacagctccagctttggcaaaccacgccccccatcttcctaatattctgtccagccaactccatacctcatgcccaaacccagcattttctttcacttctttcttaagatttcttaacttattcatggcttgtgtaaatgacccctctggattagtgttattagggataaatgtgcagcactgatccccaaacataacacacactcctcctttctctgccaggagccaatctaacgcctgtcgattttgccacgccattttgctggtcacatccaactgctctcctaaggcctccagggcatcattcgtataattaataaacctctgctgattataatagatgtaattgatccactcagtattcttgctgggtgtgatccaaacaaagagggattcaaaccctgcagctatttcgttcctagctttgaactcattcgggatgccgcggggctgtccgattgcgtccaattttaccgtagggtcaggggtatatgccctcttaactttttgtgatttaatttctttttccaccggtagtatcacagtgctctgggcaagcataactcgggcacatagtcccttccaattctgtggtagttttgccaatagccctttctccgggccacaaagccaccagagatcggccagttgattttcttgatagtctaacacataaggagggggtgcccatccctctccttagaggatcagattaagagcatcggttatattccaaatcctttcacactttcctgtgtaatttcccacactacttcctgtgctactttccttccaatagcaatcttggatttgtaagttgggctctacactccattcctttgggaccgcgtctactgtcgtttttggccactttggacatctgtgggtcaagttgtagatgcccttttttaccccagcaaacaggatgcagtggtattgacacaacggcgactcacctttacaaaggttatcacatgcggatccggaacagtctatcttctcatacgagtagttccgattccctatcatatgataccgtatatatgtggtatatggacggcaattttcctttctccagctttgttgcctggttctacagtctcctgatccccatggtatatcagttacttgggtgttaggtttctctgatgcgcatactacacactctttcccatcactgtttctctgacctgtatactcagcccatttccaccatttgtttttctgcgctttttcccaaatagtatttgtgctcactaatcgttcacgttttgttcgtcttaatactctatcttcctgattttgcacccttatgtcttctgtatcccattctccttttctatgggtcacggaagttcctaagggaaatagtttccaactcccaggtggggaatggggccccttccctgtcctcacctccctcggcaccttgactaataggctcaggctgggcatttgtatcatcagccagctcatgtacagaactactttcatcatcctctattctttttgttcttccttggctctgttcctcctccccacgattctccccgtgtatttctatttcttcctcgctatcacctctatccactctgtgtacttcttcaatttcccttctctcccctacccctggtaccgttctggtacaatggtttaagtgataccacagtgtactgccttctacttgcaacgccgtgggagacactttggtgacttcaaacggtccttctcgtctcggttcgttccaacgtctccggaactttctgatgtatactcgatctccaggtttgatctgatgttctgttaccggattctcctcctccttggctttttcctgttcaaatatagttctatgtataacagttaattgttgtatatattcttttgtgctttgatctaaacattctagcgtaggacctcctgatcccctgatcttaggtaccggcattactcttcctgtcatcatttcatgagggctcaaatgtgtgattctgttttcctgactcctgtattgcattagagccaatggcagagcatctatccagtttttccctgtttcattgcaaattttgcttattttagccttaagggtcccgtttgctctctccaccattccttgggattgggggtgatatacgcatccaaacttctgctttattcggagtgccgagagtgtctctctcagtgcccttcctataaaagcagatccattgtctgaacttaattgcgtgggtatgccaaatcttgggataatttcttttgacaggaagttaatcaccgttccagatccttgatctttggatggcgttgcttctatccatctgctgaatctatcaataatcactaacatgtatcttttccccctcaccacctttcccatatccacatagtccatgcatagatgtttaaatggtccttcaggaatgggtatatgccctattggggcagtaatgcccttcctgatgttattctgagcacacacctcacactgacttagtatggagtcaatcgagttttgcaggtatggtgaccagaatccttccttcttgatcttcctagccacttctcctcttgcacagtggtccactccatgcgcttcgctaattagtacggttagtaatgatgtgggtgctatgactaatccctccccatttctccatatcctgtcctgttgtccctgtagtgctcctctatctttccacattgccttttcagctacagaggtttcctcctgtaactgtgctacatcttctaatgtgatctgaggttcgatatcccccgtacctggccctgggtgcggccttgctatttctactggggctatcgtagcctcaatgcatcctgacgcttctttagctgccttgtcggctttggtgtttccctgtgtgatgctgtctgctccctttttatgcgcctgacacttaattatggctaattcccttggacccatcatggcccttattaaagccctgatttgaccttcgtgttgtattggtcctcctccgcttttcataaatcccctttgcttccatattgccccaaacagatggcagaccccgtgggcataggccgaatcagtataaatttccaatgcttccccgtttgctagctcacatgctctggtcaatgctttaagttctgccagttgggctgaacagggctgttcacatttctctgcttctatgacttcaagtgttccccctttctgttcaactatggcatagcctgcgggtttcctaagtgatccctgtaacatgagccatctacatacagtatccttttcccttctgtcactagtccctctgctcttaaatcttttctcagtttcataaatgtttttgcttctcttaagcattcatgttcttctccctcatgaggtaatggcatgtaatcagctggatttactctgttgcactttattatcgtgatatctggaaatgtagttagcattcgataatgatggatcctagcaggtgtcagcacaaattttccttgctcaatcaattcagctaccttatggtatacatgtatgtttatcggatatcccattgtgaccatggctgccttttcgtacgcccaccaagctgctgccaggccttgatagcacggagggtatcccattgctacgtcgtctagcttggtactgtaatatgctacagcctgccttcgtctccccttgcaattttcctgcattaacattgctgtagcaaatccggcttctctgttactcacaaataagtcaaagggtttgtcataggtcggtaaagccaaggctggtgcctgtgccatttctctctttatattctcaaatgcgtctgacgcatctttatcccattttagtttggcttttagttctccgcaccctgcctccttcattatctttcgtagtgcctgcgttttttcggcatagctctccacccattctgaactgaatcctgtcattcccaaaaatgtcatcatttgtcccaccgtctgtggtttcggaacctttagtactgcttctatttgctgtgaagctatctccttctgtcctgctgatatttctcttcccaagtattctacctttttctggcacagctgcagctttttcctggaaactttatggcccccttctgctagtcttttcaatagttttaaactatccttcctgcattgttcttgtgttcctgtgcataataacaaatcatccacatattgtattagtgttccttccaactgcattccttctaaatctgctctcaacacctgattgaatacatgtggggaatgtttaaatccttggggcatcctattgtatgtgtattgtttcccctcgaatgtaaatgcaaagagatactgactttcttgagctagtggcacactaaaaaatgccgaacataagtctattacagtaaaccatctactttcaggtggtatatttgtcatcaaggtataagggtttggaacctctgctggcatatcttccactacctcattaattgcccttaggtc includes:
- the LOC144499099 gene encoding protein NYNRIN-like is translated as MKSGGGPIQHEGQIRALIRAMMGPRELAIIKCQAHKKGADSITQGNTKADKAAKEASGCIEATIAPVEIARPHPGPGTGDIEPQITLEDVAQLQEETSVAEKAMWKDRGALQGQQDRIWRNGEGLVIAPTSLLTVLISEAHGVDHCARGEVARKIKKEGFWSPYLQNSIDSILSQCEVCAQNNIRKGITAPIGHIPIPEGPFKHLCMDYVDMGKVVRGKRYMLVIIDRFSRWIEATPSKDQGSGTVINFLSKEIIPRFGIPTQLSSDNGSAFIGRALRETLSALRIKQKFGCVYHPQSQGMVERANGTLKAKISKICNETGKNWIDALPLALMQYRSQENRITHLSPHEMMTGRVMPVPKIRGSGGPTLECLDQSTKEYIQQLTVIHRTIFEQEKAKEEENPVTEHQIKPGDRVYIRKFRRRWNEPRREGPFEVTKVSPTALQVEGSTLWYHLNHCTRTVPGVGERREIEEVHRVDRGDSEEEIEIHGENRGEEEQSQGRTKRIEDDESSSVHELADDTNAQPEPISQGAEGGEDREGAPFPTWELETISLRNFRDP